One Centropristis striata isolate RG_2023a ecotype Rhode Island chromosome 22, C.striata_1.0, whole genome shotgun sequence genomic window carries:
- the LOC131960794 gene encoding small integral membrane protein 30-like, with the protein MAPKVELAAIVCLMFLSLIPAVEAYDAGDALALLLCSVVTIVGCCAFLGWYARRRNDQM; encoded by the coding sequence ATGGCTCCCAAAGTTGAACTTGCAGCGATCGTCTGCCTGATGTTTCTTTCTCTGATCCCCGCGGTGGAGGCTTATGACGCGGGGGACGCTCTGGCGCTGCTGCTGTGCTCCGTCGTCACCATCGTGGGCTGCTGCGCCTTCCTCGGCTGGTACGCGCGGAGGAGGAACGACCAGATGTGA
- the gpr85 gene encoding probable G protein-coupled receptor 85, translated as MIPPPSMANYSHAGDHTILQNVSPLATFLKLTSLGFIIGVGVVGNLLISILLVKDKSLHRAPYYFLLDLCASDILRSAICFPFVFTSVKNGSAWTYGTLTCKVIAFLGVLSCFHTAFMLFCVSVTRYLAIAHHRFYTKRLTFWTCLAVICMVWTLSVAMAFPPVLDVGTYSFIREEDQCTFQHRSFRANDSLGFMLLLALILLATQLVYLKLIFFVHDRRKMKPVQFVPAVSQNWTFHGPGASGQAAANWLAGFGRGPTPPTLLGIRQNSNAAGRRRLLVLDEFKTEKRISRMFYIMTFFFLALWGPYLVACYWRVFARGPVVPGGYLTAAVWMSFAQAGVNPFICIFSNRELRRCFSTTLLYCRKSRLPREPYCVI; from the coding sequence ATGATCCCTCCTCCATCTATGGCGAACTATAGCCATGCAGGGGACCACACCATCTTGCAGAATGTCTCTCCTCTCGCCACGTTCCTCAAACTGACCTCTTTGGGTTTCATCATCGGAGTCGGTGTGGTTGGAAACCTCCTGATCTccatcctgctggtcaaagaCAAGAGCCTGCACCGGGCGCCCTACTATTTCCTGCTGGACCTGTGCGCCTCTGACATCCTGCGCTCCGCCATCTGCTTCCCCTTTGTCTTCACGTCGGTCAAGAATGGATCAGCCTGGACCTATGGCACGTTGACCTGCAAAGTGATCGCCTTTCTGGGTGTGCTCTCCTGTTTCCACACGGCGTTTATGCTATTCTGTGTCAGCGTCACGCGCTACCTAGCCATCGCACACCACCGTTTCTACACCAAGAGGCTGACCTTCTGGACCTGTCTAGCCGTCATCTGCATGGTGTGGACGTTGTCAGTGGCGATGGCGTTCCCGCCCGTGCTAGACGTAGGGACGTACTCTTTCATCCGGGAGGAGGACCAGTGCACGTTCCAGCACCGTTCGTTCAGGGCGAACGACTCGCTGGGCTTCATGCTCCTGCTGGCGCTCATCCTCCTGGCCACACAGCTGGTTTACCTCAAGCTCATCTTCTTCGTCCACGACCGTCGAAAGATGAAGCCTGTCCAGTTCGTGCCTGCTGTCAGCCAGAACTGGACCTTCCACGGGCCAGGCGCCAGCGGCCAGGCGGCGGCAAACTGGCTGGCCGGATTCGGGCGAGGCCCCACCCCGCCTACCCTGCTGGGCATCCGGCAGAACAGCAACGCAGCGGGCCGCAGGCGTCTACTGGTGTTGGATGAGTTCAAAACAGAGAAGAGGATTAGTAGGATGTTCTACATCATGACGTTTTTCTTCCTGGCGCTGTGGGGGCCCTATCTGGTCGCCTGCTACTGGCGGGTGTTTGCCAGGGGCCCCGTGGTCCCTGGGGGCTACCTGACGGCAGCCGTGTGGATGAGCTTTGCCCAGGCTGGGGTCAATCCTTTCATCTGCATCTTCTCCAACAGGGAGCTCCGGCGCTGCTTCAGCACCACGCTCCTCTACTGCAGAAAATCCAGGTTACCAAGGGAACCCTACTGCGTTATATGA